ATTTTTTCCAAAGCATTTGGAATGCCACGACCACCCAAAGAATAGTGGGTCGCTCCATCAAAATTATCATAATAATAATTGAATGATTTGCTTTTCAAACCAGTTAACTGATTGTTGAGATCTTGGGTAGACTCCATCAAGCCTTTAATATCATCGGTTCCCGTTGCCAAATAATAAAATATTCTTCCCGGTATTGCAGGAATACGTTCAATAAGGCGCTCTTCCATCATCGGCGCCAAATCTGGGCTTAGATTTATATATCCATTTAAAAGTGGCGGATCCTTAAAAAGATAATAATTTAAAAAGTTGGCTGTGAAATCATGCCCCACACCAATAATGAATTTTGCAGTCCGGTATTTTTGATCAATATACGGTATCAATTCCAACCCGATGAATTCAAAAAATTTTGCGCCTTTGTCACCCGGCATAAATGTGTTTTCGTCGTAAGAACAATCATCATAACGAGAATCGCCCTGCATAACGCCCACTACTATGGACTCTGGCATATCTTCCCAATAACTGAAATAATCTACGTTTCCGGCAACTGGCTCAAAAAGATAATCGGCGTCCAGCACCAAAACTATAGGGTATTTTTTATCAATATTGCTGTCGTAATTTCTTGGAAGTTGAATTTTCAACCTTCGAGATTCGCCAAGTTTGGCCGAATCAAACTCTTCGTAAATAATTTGGGAAAAACAATTCAGGTTCAATAAAATGCAAAAGGCGAAAAGCAGGAATTTTTTCATTGGTTAGATTTTTTTTTTAAAACTTCGGAAAGATAACAATTTTTGAATTTGTTGTTTTGCGAAATAAAAAAATAGCCAGAAACTTAGAGCTTGAGTCGCTTTCTGTTATAAATAGGAAGTAAAATCAGCGAAAGCACGCCGAAAAAAAGAATGGACGCAATGTTTGAAATCCAAACAATCCAGCCAAAGGCAACGCCAACAGTTTTTGCAATTCCGAAAACAGTTAAAATACCTGCAACCGCTGCAGGATACGTTCCGAAACCACTATTTGTAAACGCAAATGTAAAACTGCCTACCACAAAAGTGATGATTATGGTGCCAAATGTAATATTTGCAGTATCTGGCAACGCATGGAGCGCAGTATAAAAAGATAATAAATAAAGCCCCCAAATGATAAAGGTATGAAAAATGAAAGCCCCTTTCTTGCGCATTTTCAAAATACTGAAAACACCTTCTTTTAGACCAATTACAAAGTTTTTCAATTTTTTGTTAATATTGGATTTTGAAAATTTAATGTAAAGCGGGACACATATTGCAAGAAAGACAATGCCCAAAATGATAACGTAAAAGATAGATACGGGAACATTTTCCGACATATAACCGTACAAGGCATCAAATTTTATGATTAGGGCCAAAACAGTAAAAATCAATAGAAAAAGAAGGTCTACAACTCTTTCAGAAATAATGGTTCCAAAACCTTTTTGAAAAGGAACGCCTTCGTATTTGTCCAAAATAATGCCCCTGGAAACTTCGCCGCTTTTCGGAATAAAGATATTCATCAGGTAAGCCACGGAAATTGCCATAAAATTATTGGCCAACTTGGTTTTATATCCTAACGGTTCCAACATAAAACTCCAACGATACGAGCGGGAAATATGGCTCAATACACTGAATACAACCGAAAGCAGCACAAAATAATAATTTGCATCGGCAAAATATTTCTTTGTTTCTGCAAGTTGTTGGGGGGTGAAAGATTGATAAATATACCAAATCAAGAAGACTCCCAGCCCAAGGGGAATTGCGATCTGCAAAAATTTTGAAAGGGAGCGGCCCAATTTAGCGGAGTAAGTTTGTTTCCTCGTCTGGAAAAACCAAGGCAGGTTTAAAAGCTTTTGCCTCTTCCACTTCCATTAATGCATAGGTAATGAGGATAAGCACATCACCAGGGGCTACGCGTCTAGCGGCAGCACCGTTTAAAGTGATTTCACCACTATTTCTAGGGCCAGGAATGGCATATGTTTCAAGGCGTTCGCCATTATTGTTGTTTACTATTTGGACTTTTTCGCCTTCAATAATGTTGGCTGCGTCCATTAAATCCTCGTCAATAGTGATGCTGCCAATATAATTTAGATCGGCGCCGGTAACTTTTACCCTATGGATTTTAGATTTTACTACGTGTATTTGCATGGTGCAAAGATATTAATTTAAAGGTATATTGTCGATGAGCCGGACTTCGTCCGCAAATGCTGCAATAAAAGCTCTGTACTTCGTGTCTTTGTTTTTTCGCTTTGCGGTTTTGAGTGTTTTTTCGTTTGCTATTTCGAAATATTCCAATTTCAAATGGGGATTTCGCAAAAACCGTTCCGCAACCAGAGCGTTCAATTCATTAATGGATTTGGAACTGAATTTTTCCCGGACTTCTTGTAATGTTTTATAAATGAGTGCTGCTTCTTCAAATTGTTTTGCAGTAAGTCGTTTGTTACGTGAACTCATTGCAAGCCCGTTTTTTTCTCTTAAAATGGGACACCCCACAATTTTTACAGGAATTTTTTCAATATCCACCAATTTTTTCACAATCTGCAATTGTTGAAAATCCTTTTCGCCAAAGTAGGCTGTATTTGGTTTCACGATTTTTAAAAGCTTGCTTACAATGGTTCCCACTCCATCAAAATGTCCTTTTCGGTGTTTTCCCTCCATTTCATTTTCGAGGTTTCCAAAATTGTACTTTTTCGCATATACCGAAGCATCATATAGGTCTGAAACTTCTGGCAAGTAACCAATCACATTTCCTTTTAATTTTTTTAATAGTAAAATATCATCATCGGGAGTGCGCGGATATTTTTCTAGATCTGCACTGTTGTTAAATTGTGTTGGGTTTACAAAAATGCTCACTACCACCACATCATTATCCTCTAAAGCATTCTTTACCAACGATATATGCCCTTCATGCAATGCACCCATTGTTGGCACAAAACCTATTTTGTCACTTTTTGCTACGGAAGACAAGGCTTGTACCAAGGTTTCTTTTTGGGTATGTATTACCATAAAAATTGGGTTAAGAGCGGGCAAAATTAATATATTAAAGACAATCTACATAAATTTTCGTAATTTTGCGTGTTTTTAAGCGCCTCGAGACATTGGGGCAAATTGCAAATAATTCCTAAATACCCAATAGATGAAAGATAAAAGAGTCTTGTATGTGTCTTCCGAAGTAATACCCTACCTTCCTGAGACCGAGATTTCTTCAATGTCGTTTGAAGCTCCACGCATGATTAACAACAATGGCGGACAGATAAGAATCTTTATGCCCCGCTATGGCAACATTAACGAAAGAAGACACCAACTGCACGAAGTGATCCGTCTTTCGGGAATGAACTTAGTAATCAACGATCTGGATATGCCTCTAATTATTAAAGTGGCATCTATACCCAAAGAGCGTATTCAAGTTTATTTTATTGATAATGAAGATTATTTTAAGCGTAAGGCAACCTATGCTGATGAAGAGGGAAATTTTTACAAAGACAATGACGAACGTGCCATTTTCTTCGCAAAAGGAGTAATTGAAACAGTTAAGAAATTAAATTGGGCGCCAGATATTATTCATGTCCACGGCTGGTTGGCTTCATTTCTTCCATTGTATCTGCGAAATTATTACGGTAACGAGCCCCTTTTTGAAAACAGCAAAATAGTTACCTCTGTTTACAATCAAAGCTTCGATGGAACGTTAGCAAAAAACACGATAGATAAAGTAAGGTTTGATGCCATAGATGACGAAGCCATAACTGAGCTTGAAGAACCCAACTATGTAAATCTTATGAAGATTGCAGTTAAGAATTCAGACGCAGTTATTATTGGTTCTGAGGAAATCCCAAAAGAGCTTGAGGATTTTATTAACACTCTTGATAAACCAGTGTTAAAATATCACAATATGGAAAATTTTTCCCAAGCATATTTAGATTTTTACAGCTCGAAAGTTTTAAAATAGATACTCCAACAATTTTACTGAAATGTTGACTCAATATTTCACCAAAACAATTTATAGAACAAATGAAAATTAAAAATTTGTTGCCCATTACAGGTGCTATTTTCTTTATAATAATTGTATCCTCCTCTTGTGAGAAGGATATTTCTACTTTAGGCTCTGAAGTGTTGGGAACAGAAACACCAAATGGTATTTTAGACGATTCCCAAACTGTAATAGCATACAGTCGAAAACTTGGGCCCGTACAAAGCAACAGATTGCCTGCCTATCAATTGGGCGTTTATAACGATCCCGTTTTTGGAAAATCTACCGTTAGCCTCTTATCACAATTAACCTTATCAGAAAACGATCCTATGTTTGGCGACAATGCCGAAGTAGACAGTGTTTTTGTGTATCTCCCTTATTTCAGTACAGCCACTACCGTAGATAGTGTAACCACATATGAATTGGATTCAATTTATGGAACTTCACCCATAAATATTACTATCTCTCCGTCAAATTATTTTTTAAGAGAATACGATCCCAATTCAGGTTTTGAAGAATTCCAAAACTATTATACCACCGAAGGCGAAACCTTTGAGCAATATTTGGATCCAGAGCTTACGGTGGTTGAAAATTTTATCCCCACCAAGAATGGATATATTCTTTATGAAGACACCGACGAGGAAATAGAATTACCCCCCGGGCTTCGGGTTAAGCTACCAATTGAATTCTTCCAAGAAAAAGTTATTGATATGGAAGGAACACCAGAGCTTCGAAACAGCAACAATTTTAAAAATTTTGTAAGAGGCCTTTATTTTAAGGCAAGCTCAGTATCAAACAACGGCAGTCTATTCATTTTTGACCCCTCAAAAGCCTATATTACAATATTTTATAGCTTTGACAACGAAGACGAGCCCGATGAAAGAGAAAACGGAACCTACAGACTGAATTTCAGCGGCATAAATGTAAACACCTTTGAAAACGAACTGCCCTCTCAAATTCAAAATGCCGTTGAAAATCCTAACATACAAACCGGTAATGAAAACCTCTATTTGCGCGGGGGCGATGGTATTATTTCTATTGTGGAACTTTTTGGAAAAGATGCTGACAACGATGGCGTGGCTGACGAGCTACAAACCCTTAGGGACAAAAAATGGCTTATCAATGAGGCAAATCTAATCTTCTATGTCAACCAAGATTTAATGGTTGGCGGTGCTACAGAACCTGAAAGAATTGTAATTTATGACCTAAAAAACAGTAATGTGCTGGCAGATTATAATTTTGACACTACCAATGGACTGGAACCTATAGATGCATTGAACATCCATTACGGAAAATTACAACGAGGCAGTGATGGCAATGGCCAATATTATAAAATGAAAATCACCAATCACATTAGCAATCTTATTAATAAAGACAGCACCAATGTACCGTTGGGCATTGTAGTTTCACAAAATGTACTTACTAGAACTACATCTAAACTTCAAAACCCGATGGAGCCCAATATTGAACAAGTTCCTACCAGTAGTGTAGTTTCCCCCGAGGGAACTATCCTGTATGGAAATGCGACCCAAAACCAAGAAAAAAGGTTAAAACTCCAGATTTATTATACTGAACCAAATTAAAACCCGCTTATGTGTGGAATTGTAGGCTATATAGGCAAAAGAGAGGCATATCCCATCATACTAAATGGATTGAAACGTTTAGAATACAGAGGCTATGACAGTGCAGGAATCGCGCTTTTTGATGGAACCGATATTCAACTTTGTAAGACAAAAGGAAAGGTAGCCAGTTTAGAGGAAAAAGCCGAAAATGAAATTTCACGCAAAGGCAACCTCGGTATTGGCCATACCCGTTGGGCCACACACGGGGTTCCAAATGATGTAAACAGCCACCCACATTATTCCAATAGCGGTGATCTGGTTATAATCCACAATGGAATTATCGAAAACTATGATTCCTTAAAAAAGGAATTAAAAAAAAGAGGCTATACCTTCACTTCAGATACTGATACCGAAGTTTTGGTAAACCTTATTGAGGATATCCAAAAAAACGAAAATGTAAAACTTGGAAAAGCTGTACAGATTGCATTAAATCAAGTTGTAGGCGCCTACGCAATTGCACTTTTTGACAGAAAAAAACCCGACGAAATTGTAGTTGCTAAACTGGGCAGCCCCTTGGCCATTGGTATTGGCGAAGACGAATTTTTTGTGGCCAGTGATGCTTCCCCATTTATTGAATTCACTAACAACGCCATCTATCTTGAAGATGAGGAAATGGCTATCATCCGTCTTGGCCGCGATGTAAAAGTCAGAAAAATAAAGGACGATAAATTAGTTGCACCCTACGTTCAAGAGCTTCAAATGAATCTTGAACAAATTGAAAAAGGAGGCTACGACCATTTTATGCTGAAGGAAATATACGAACAGCCTTCGGTAATAAAAGACACCTACCGCGGACGCTTACTGGCAGAAAAAGGCATCGTAAAACTTGGCGGACTTGAGGACTATATTGAAAAATTCATCAACGCAGACCGCATTATTATTGTAGCCTGTGGAACTTCGTGGCATGCCGGTTTGGTGGCCGAATATATTTTTGAGGATTTGGTGCGCATTCCCGTAGAAGTTGAATACGCCTCCGAATTCCGTTACAGAAATCCTGTTATTTCAGAGAAAGATGTAGTTATCGCCATTTCACAAAGTGGTGAAACCGCAGATACACTTGCAGCAATAAAGCTTGCAAAATCAAAAGGCGCGTTTGTTTATGGCGTTTGCAATGTTGTGGGATCTACCATTTCAAGGGAAACACACAGCGGTACCTATACCCATGCCGGCCCAGAAATTGGCGTAGCTTCCACGAAAGCATTTACCACACAAATTACAGTTTTAGCGATGATCGCGCTGCGTTTGGCCAAAGCCAAAGGTACTATTAGCCAAAGCGATTTTATGCTCTATTTACGCGAGCTGGAACTTATCCCAAACCATGTAGAAGAAGCTTTAAAGACTGACGGCAAAATTGAAGAGATTTCTGCAGTATTTAAAGATGCCCGCAATTTCCTTTATTTAGGAAGAGGGTACAACTTTCCGGTAGCTTTGGAAGGCGCTCTGAAACTAAAAGAAATTTCATACATACACGCCGAAGGCTATCCCGCCGCCGAAATGAAACACGGTCCAATCGCTTTGATTGACGAGCAAATGCCCGTAGTGGTTATTGCTATAAAAAGCGACCATTACGATAAAGTAGTAAGTAATATCCAAGAAATTAAGGCTCGAAAAGGTAAAATTATTGCGGTCGTTTCCAAGGGAGATACTGCGGTTAGAGAACTGGCAGACTATGTAATGGAAGTGCCCCACACACCAGAAGCATTGTCGCCCTTGGTTACTACCATTCCGCTGCAATTACTTTCTTACCACATTGCCGTAATGCTTGGCAGAAATGTGGACCAGCCCCGCAACTTGGCAAAATCTGTAACAGTGGAATAAATTTTAATTTAAACAATTTTCTTTATTCCGCTTTGCGAAATTTACAAGAAGTCCTTGTACAATTGAATAAGCAAGTAAAATCCCAAAAAAAGAATATTCCACATTGGCATGGCCTTTGAATAATAGAGTCGTACCAATTAAGAGTGCTGCCCAGATAAGGGCGTTTATTATAATAATTTTTTTCATTTTCCCAAATTTAATGTAATGGCCTGATTATACTTCTTCGGTTAGTGCCCAAATTTTAATTGCCATTTCCTATCTTATTGGTAAATCTTTTGAGCAAATTGTTACAAAATTCTTTTCAGTAGTTTAAATTTAAACTATGAAAGTAATTAATCTCATTTCGGGACCACGAAATCTTTCCACGGCGCTTATGTATTCTTTTGCGCAACGTGAAGATATGACGGTTTTGGACGAACCTTTTTATGGATTTTATCTGAAAAACGCTTTGTTGGAAAACGAACATCCCGCGCAAAAGGAAATTCTTCATACCATGGAATTGAGTGAAGAAAGAATAGTTGAAAACATCAATTTACTTTCAAACCAGAAAAACGTTTTCGTAAAAGGAATGGCGCACCACTATTTGACCGATTCGCCTAAATTTATTTTGAATTGGAAAAATGTGATTTTAATTCGTCATCCAAAAAAATTGATTGCCTCTTTTTCCAAAGTAATCCACTCGCCAACTTTGAAAGATATCGGCATCAAAAAAGCTTCGGAACTTTTTTTATTTCTGAAGAAAAACGGAAAAACCCCAATCGTAATCGATAGCGACGAGCTTTTGAAAAATCCCGAAGCCTATCTCAAAAAACTATGTGATTTGCTAAACATTCCATTTTCGGAAAAAATGCTAAGTTGGGAAAAAGGCGGGATTCCGGAAGATGGCATTTGGGCAAAACATTGGTACGGAAACGTTCACAATTCCGAAGGATTTGCCGTGCAAAAAAGCAGTTCACAACCTTGTCCAAAACATTTGGCACCTTTGCTGAAAGAAGCGTTGCCTTACTACGAAACTTTGAAAAATAATATTTTAAGTAATTGAAGTTTTAATATAGAAACTCCATAACTCATAACTCATAACTCATAACTAAAATAATGCTTCAAAAATCCAACCCCAAGAACGACAACATTCAAGTATTTATAAAAGACAAACTATATCCGCGAAGCGAAGCAAAAGTTTCGGTTTTTGACAGCTCAGTACAGGGCGGCGATGCCGTTTGGGAAGGGTTGCGCGTGTATCCCGAAGGTGTGGTTTGCTTGGACAAACACTTAACCCGCTTACAGGAATCTGCCAAAACATTAATGTTTGCAGACATTCCTTCGAAAGAATTCGTCAAAAAAGCTATAAAAGAAACGCTCGAGGCAAATGGAATGAATGACGACACACACATCCGTTTGACTTTGACGCGTGGGGAAAAAATAACCAGCGGCATGGACCCAAGGTTAAACCAAAATGGCTCCTGCCTCATTGTTTTGGCAGAATGGAAACCGTTGGTGTACGATAATGATCACGGCATAAAAGTAATCAGCACGAGCCAGCGTCGAAACTCTCCGCAGTTTTTGGACAGTAAAATACACCACAACAATTTGCTCAATAATATTATCGCGAAAATACAGGCAAACGTCGCTGGAAAAGATGCCGGTTTAATGCTTGACGATCGCGGTTTTATTGCAGAACTGAATGGAAGCAATCTTTTTATGGTGAAAAACGGAAAGGTGTTTACCCCTTTTGGTCACGCTTGCTTGCCCGGAATCACTCGAAATTCCGTGATTGAAATGTGCAAAAAGCACAACATTGAAATCATTGAAGCAGACATCACCCTTTCACAATTCTACAATGCCGATGGCGTTTTCGCAACGGGAACTATGGGCGAACTTACGCCCGTTGTTGAAATTGACGGGCGCAGCATTTCCAAAGATGATTTGCTTCAGAAAAAAATTATTACACTTTTCGGGAAAGAAGTTAGAGGTTTATGTGAAAAGCTTTAATTAATAAGAGTTAAGGGGATATATAAGTTGTTATTGCTTTTCCATAATAACATCAAATTTTTTAAAGATTTCCATTGCAAATTTCATTCAGAAAAAACTATCTTTGCACCGTTCAAAACAGGGGTGGTATTTTCACCCTTAGATAACTATAAAATAAACAGTTACTCATGTCACAAAGTACAGGAAAAGTTGCACAGATTATTGGCCCGGTAGTTGACGTTGCGTTTGATAGCGGCTCGGAACTTCCAAAAATATACGACTCTTTGGAGGTAAACAACAACGGAAACCTTTTGGTTCTTGAAGTTCAATCGCACATTGGTGAAAACATGGTCCGCACCATATCAATGGATTCAACTGATGGTCTTAGCCGCGGCGTAGCTGCAGTTGCAACCGGAGCGCCAATCCAAATGCCAATAGGCGATGATGTTTATGGCCGACTTTTCAACGTAATCGGTGATGCCATCGATGGTATCGGAAATCTGCCCAAAGCGGGCGAAAATGGGCTTCCAATTCACCGTGAGGCTCCAAAATTTGAGGATCTTTCAACTTCTACCGAAGTTCTTTTCACCGGTATTAAGGTAATTGACCTTATTGAGCCTTACGCAAAAGGAGGTAAAATTGGTCTTTTTGGTGGTGCTGGTGTGGGTAAAACGGTACTTATTCAGGAGTTGATTAACAATATCGCTAAAGGCCACGGTGGTCTTTCTGTATTCGCTGGTGTAGGTGAACGTACTCGTGAAGGGAACGATTTGCTTCGCGAAATGCTTGAGTCTGGTATTATAAAATACGGCGACGACTTTATGCATTCCATGGAAAATGGCGGATGGGATCTTTCAAAAGTTGACAAAAAAGCAATGAAGGAATCCAAAGCTACTTTCGTTTTCGGACAGATGAACGAGCCACCTGGAGCACGTGCGCGTGTGGCGCTTTCAGGTCTTACCATTGCTGAGTACTTCCGTGACGGAGCTGGCGAAGGACAAGGAAAAGACGTACTTTTCTTCGTAGATAACATTTTCCGTTTTACACAAGCAGGTTCTGAGGTTTCTGCACTTCTTGGGCGTATGCCTTCAGCGGTGGGTTACCAACCAACTTTGGCAACAGAGATGGGTGCGATGCAGGAGCGTATTACTTCAACAAAAAGAGGTTCCATTACCTCAGTACAGGCGGTTTACGTACCTGCGGATGACCTTACGGATCCAGCACCGGCAACAACCTTTGCCCACTTGGATGCTACAACCGTACTTTCACGAAAAATTGCTGAGCTTGGTATTTATCCAGCGGTGGATCCTTTGGATTCTACTTCACGTATTCTTACAGAATCAATCCTTGGTAAAGAACATTATGCTTGTGCCCAAAGAGTAAAAGAGCTTTTACAGCGCTATAAGGAATTACAGGATATTATTGCCATTCTTGGTATGGAAGAACTTTCCGAAGACGATAAATTGGCCGTAGGTCGTGCACGTCGTGTTCAGCGTTTCCTTTCACAACCTTTCCACGTTGCTGAGCAGTTTACCGGTATTCCTGGAGTTTTGGTTGATATTAAAGAAACAATCAAAGGTTTCAATATGATTATGGATGGCGAATTGGATCATCTTCCGGAAGCAGCCTTCAACCTTAAAGGAACCATCGAGGAAGCAATTGCCGCAGGTGAGAAAATGCTTGCTGAAGCTTAAAATAGTAATTAGAAGTTAGTATTGAGTATTTAGACTTTTACTCAATACTAATTTCTCAATACTCAATACTAAAAATATGTACTTAGAAATAGTAACCCCAGAAGCGTCCTTAGTGGCCGGAGAAGTTGAGAGCATCACCGTTCCCGGTGTGGAAGGAGAATTCCAAATGCTGAACAACCACGCTCCTATTGTTTCCGTTTTGCAGGAAGGAAAAGTGAAATTTAAAGGAAATCCAACCATTGCGGAAGGTTTTCAAAAGAAATTTACGCAGGAAGACGGCAAATGGGTACTGCAAATTTCTGGCGGCACTGTCGAATGTAACAACAATCGTGTGATGGTTTTGGCTGACTAATCAGCTGAAAATTCCAAATAATATAAAATCCCAAATTCCATAAATAGGAGTTTGGGATTTTTTTGTTTTCTTTAAACCCTTAAAGTTATATTAACATTGACCCAAACAATTCCCTGAGATTTGTAAATTTGCCAGTTCAGGAAAATTATGCAACTACAGCAAATAGATAGGGTAAAAACCATTACCAAAGAAGATTTTCTAAAAAATTACTTTAAGCCTCAAAAACCCGTTGTAATTGAAAGGTTTATTGAGGACTGGCCTGCATTTTCAAAATGGAATCTAGATTATATGGCCAATGTGGCCGGCGATAAAACGGTTCCACTTTACGACAACCGCCCGGTGAGCCACAAAGACGGGTTTAATGAACCCCACGCCAAAATGAGAATGCGTGATTATGTGGAATTGCTTAAAACCGAGCCCACGAAGTACCGTATCTTTCTTTGGAATATTTTAAAGGAGGTTCCGCAGCTTCAAAAAGATTTTGAGTATCCGGATTTTGGGCTGAAACTTATGAAAGGCCTGCCCATGCTTTTCTTCGGCGGAAAGGATTCATACACGTTTATGCATTACGATATCGATTTGGCAAACATTTTTCATTTCCACTTCGAAGGAAAAAAAGAAGTGATCCTTTTTGACCAAAAACAGAACGATTACCTCTACAAAATTCCGCATTCATTGATTACTCGAGAAGATATTGACTTTCATAATCCAGATTATGAAAAATGGCCGGCGTTGAAAAAAGCGGAAGGTTATATTGCCAACTTGGAACATGGAAACGTGCTGTATATGCCCGAAGGTTATTGGCACTATATGCGTTACATGACTCCTGGTTTTTCAATGAGCTTACGCGCCATTCCGAGAAATCCAAAGAACTTGGCTAAAGCTGTTTATAACATAGCCTTTATGCGCTATTTCGATCAATTGATGCGAAAACTGAAAGGCCAAAAATGG
The Aequorivita iocasae genome window above contains:
- the atpD gene encoding F0F1 ATP synthase subunit beta, with translation MSQSTGKVAQIIGPVVDVAFDSGSELPKIYDSLEVNNNGNLLVLEVQSHIGENMVRTISMDSTDGLSRGVAAVATGAPIQMPIGDDVYGRLFNVIGDAIDGIGNLPKAGENGLPIHREAPKFEDLSTSTEVLFTGIKVIDLIEPYAKGGKIGLFGGAGVGKTVLIQELINNIAKGHGGLSVFAGVGERTREGNDLLREMLESGIIKYGDDFMHSMENGGWDLSKVDKKAMKESKATFVFGQMNEPPGARARVALSGLTIAEYFRDGAGEGQGKDVLFFVDNIFRFTQAGSEVSALLGRMPSAVGYQPTLATEMGAMQERITSTKRGSITSVQAVYVPADDLTDPAPATTFAHLDATTVLSRKIAELGIYPAVDPLDSTSRILTESILGKEHYACAQRVKELLQRYKELQDIIAILGMEELSEDDKLAVGRARRVQRFLSQPFHVAEQFTGIPGVLVDIKETIKGFNMIMDGELDHLPEAAFNLKGTIEEAIAAGEKMLAEA
- a CDS encoding FoF1 ATP synthase subunit delta/epsilon; protein product: MYLEIVTPEASLVAGEVESITVPGVEGEFQMLNNHAPIVSVLQEGKVKFKGNPTIAEGFQKKFTQEDGKWVLQISGGTVECNNNRVMVLAD
- a CDS encoding cupin-like domain-containing protein, whose translation is MQLQQIDRVKTITKEDFLKNYFKPQKPVVIERFIEDWPAFSKWNLDYMANVAGDKTVPLYDNRPVSHKDGFNEPHAKMRMRDYVELLKTEPTKYRIFLWNILKEVPQLQKDFEYPDFGLKLMKGLPMLFFGGKDSYTFMHYDIDLANIFHFHFEGKKEVILFDQKQNDYLYKIPHSLITREDIDFHNPDYEKWPALKKAEGYIANLEHGNVLYMPEGYWHYMRYMTPGFSMSLRAIPRNPKNLAKAVYNIAFMRYFDQLMRKLKGQKWIDWKNKQAILRTHKAL